Genomic window (Alteromonas pelagimontana):
GCTTATCCGCAGTGGTCGCGCAGGAGAAGAAGATTACCTTCACCGGGCGGTGGAGCTTGCCGAAAAACAAAACCTGCCTGTTGTTGCCACTAACGAAGTGTGTTTCATCAGTAAAGAAGGTTTTGAAGCGCATGAAATTCGCGTTGCCATTCATGATGGCTTCACCTTAGCCGACCCAAGAAGGCCAAAACGCTACAGCGAGCAACAGTACTTGCGCAGCGCTGACGAAATGAATGCGTTGTTTAGCGACATTCCTGAAGCCATCGAAAATACTGTAGAAATTGCAAAGCGCTGCAACGTCACTGTTCGTCTGCACGAGTACTTTTTACCGCAATTTCCAACAGGCGGTATGACCACTGAAGATTTCCTTATTGCGCGTTCTAAAGAAGGTCTTGAAGAAAGGCTTCAGTTTTTATTTCCGGACGAGCAGGAGCGCGCAGAAAAACGCTCCCCTTACGATGAACGGCTGGATATCGAACTGGGCGTAATTAACCAGATGGGTTTCCCCGGTTACTTTCTTATTGTCATGGAATTTATCCAGTGGAGCAAAGATAACGGTATTCCTGTCGGACCTGGTCGCGGTTCTGGTGCGGGTTCTTTAGTGGCGTATGCGCTTAAAATCACCGATTTGGATCCGTTGGAATTTGATCTGCTTTTCGAACGGTTTCTAAACCCAGAGCGGGTATCAATGCCTGACTTTGATGTGGATTTTTGTATGGATCGCCGCGACGAGGTCATCGATCACGTAGCTGATCTCTACGGACGTCAGGCGGTGTCGCAGATCATCACTTTTGGCACCATGGCAGCAAAAGCTGTTGTGCGGGACGTGGGGCGCGTTCTCGGTCATCCTTACGGCTTTGTAGATAGAATCTCCAAACTAATTCCTTCTGATCCTGGCATGACCTTAGCGAAAGCGTTTGAAGTTGAGCCACGTTTGCCCGAGCTTTACGACTACGACGAAGAGGTCAAAGACCTCATTGATATGGCGCGCATTCTGGAAGGTGTGACGCGAAATGCGGGTAAACATGCCGGTGGAGTGGTCATTGCCCCTACCACGATTACTGATTTTGCTCCTTTATATTGTGATGATGAAGGCAACAATCCGGTAACGCAGTTCGATAAAAACGATGTCGAAACCGCTGGGTTGGTAAAATTTGACTTTCTTGGCCTGCGCACGCTTACCATTATTCAGTGGGCGCTGGATATGATTGCCGAAGGCCAAGGCAAAAACATTGATATTTCTGCTATTCCATTGGAAGATCCTCGCAGTTTTCGAACCTTGCAAAATGCTGAGACCACTGCGGTATTCCAGCTGGAATCCCGCGGAATGAAGGAGCTGATAAAGCGCCTTAAGCCAGACTGTTTCGAAGATATCATTGCTTTGGTTGCATTGTTTCGCCCAGGCCCCTTGCAATCCGGCATGGTCGATAACTTTATCGATCGGAAACATGGTCGTGAAGCGATTTCTTATCCTGATATCGAATATCAACACGAGTGTTTACAGCCAATCCTTGAGCCCACCTACGGCATTATTTTGTATCAGGAACAGGTGATGCAGATTGCTCAGGAGATGTCCGGATATTCACTTGGCGGCGCGGACATGCTGCGCCGGGCTATGGGTAAGAAAAAGCCCGAGGAAATGGCGAAGCAGAGAGCTGTTTTCCAAGATGGCGCCAAAGAGAATAACATTGACCCCGACTTGGCAATGAAAATTTTCGACTTGGTGGAAAAATTCGCCGGATACGGATTTAACAAGTCGCATTCAGCCGCGTATGCATTGGTGTCTTACCAGACGCTATGGTTGAAAGTGCATTATCCCGCCGAGTTTATGGCCGCCGTAATGTCGGCAGATATGGATAATACCGACAAAATCGTAACGCTGGTGGATGAATGTAACCGAATGGGTTTGCAAATACTGCCGCCAGATTTAAATGCCGGCCGATATAAATTTACAGTGGATCAGCAAGGTCGCATTGTTTACGGGATTGGAGCAATTAAAGGCGTAGGCGAAGGCCCTATTGATGCTATCATTGCAGCGCGCGAGACCCATGGCGCTTTTTCTGACTTGTTTGATTTTTGTGCTAAAGTGGATGTCAAACGTGTTAACAAGCGGGTGCTGGAAAAGCTTGTGTTAGCCGGGGCCATGGATAACCTGGGGCCGCATCGAGCTGCCATTATGGCGTCGTTGCCCGAAGCGATAGCCGCTGCGGGGCAACATGCCAAAGCTGAATCCTTTGGACAATCGGATATGTTTGGTCTGTTAACGACAGAGCCCGAACAGGTTAAACAAGCGTTTGCTGATGTGCCTAACTGGCCTGAAAAAGTATGGCTTGATGGAGAAAAGGAAACGCTGGGTCTGTATTTAACCGGGCATCCTATTAACCAGTACGCCGAAGAGCTTCGTCATTATACTGATGGCCGATTGGTGGATTTACGCCCAACGGGCAAAGATCAGATGGCGACCGCGGTCGGTTTGGTATTAGGGGTACGGGTGATGACAAACAAAAGAGGTCGTCGCTGGGCAATTGTTACCTTGGATGACAAGAGCGCGCGCATGGACGTCAGGTTTTTTCCTGAAATGTACGAACAATTTGAAAGTATTCTTGAATCTGACCGTATTCTATTGATAAAGGGACAGGTCAGCTTTGATGATTTCTCTGGCGGCAATACAATCACCGCCCGTGATGCAATGGACATTGTGCAGGCACGAGAGAAAAATGCCAGGGCACTCGCATTGCATCTTGATACACAGCGATGGGAAAACAATACCATGACATCGCTTCAGGCAATTTTGCAAACCTTTAAAGGAGGAAGTTGCCCGGTTCAATTGCATGTTGTTCACCCTGATGCAGAGGCAATTCTGGCTTGTGGTGCACAGTGGTACGTTACCCCTGAAGATCAATTGCTGCACGATTTGAAGCAATGTCTGGGAGAAAAAGCTGTCGAGCTATGTTTTCATTGAGCGGCCGGGGTAGAGGGTAGTAGAGATAGGACACATAATGAGTATACAGTTTCTGAATTTTGAAGAACCAATAGCCGAACTAGAAGCAAAAATTGAAGAACTAAGGCTGGTTAATCACGGCGGCGATTTTGATGTAGGCATCGAAGAAGAAATTACGCGTTTGCAGGGCAAAAGCGTGGATTTGACCAAAAAAATATTTTCCGACTTAGGTGCATGGCAGATTTCGCAGTTGGCTCGACACCCAATGCGACCGTACACTAACGATTACATTGGCCGTGCCTTCACTGATTTCGACGAGTTGGCAGGTGATCGCGCTTTTGCCGATGACAAAGCGATTGTTGGCGGCTTGGCAATGCTGGATGAGCAGCCTATTATGTTGATTGGCCATCAAAAAGGGCGAGATACTCACGAGAAGATTAAACGTAACTTTGGGATGCCTAAACCAGAAGGTTATCGTAAAGCGCTTCGCTTGATGAAAATGGCTGAACGTTTCAATTTGCCAATCATCACCTTGATTGACACTCCCGGAGCTTATCCTGGCGTGGGTGCGGAAGAACGTGGTCAGAGTGAAGCCATCGCTCGCAATTTATTTGAAATGGCAGAGCTTCGCGTTCCGATTATTTGTACGGTTATTGGCGAAGGCGGCTCAGGCGGTGCGTTAGCAATTGGAGTCGGTGATCGTGTGAATATGTTGCAGTATTCTACGTATTCGGTTATCTCGCCAGAAGGTTGTGCTTCCATTCTATGGAAAAGCGCAGAAAAAGCGCCTTTGGCCGCAGAAGCGATGGGAGTCAGTGCAACGCAAATTAAACAGCTGGGTTTAATTAACGCAATTGTAGAGGAGCCTTTAGGTGGTGCTCATCGTGATCATGACAGCATGGCCGCAAATCTTAAGGCGACACTGAAGCAGCAATTAAGCCAGTTGCAAACTCTGGATGTGGATACGCTAATGGCAGAACGCTACGAACGGCTGATGTCGTTCGGGTACTGCTAATCTCAGATGCGGGTCAGCCTGCTTAGGAATTTTGGTGTCTAGCGCATTACTTACTCTTAAAGCAAGTCTGACCCGGCTTCTACGCCAATCACCAGAGCATTCTTCCGATGCTCTGGTGATTGCCTACAGCGGCGGCGTTGACTCTACTGTACTTCTTCATTGCGTAAAGCAAATCGCTCAAGATCTGGATCTTCCTCCTTTATTTGCTTTTCATGTTAATCATGGTTTGAATAAAAATGCGATGTTGTGGCAGAGCCATTGCGCCACTTTTTGTCAAACGTTGAACGTCCCTTTTGCTTCAGCCACGGTGGAAGTAAAGCCGCGCCCACGGCAAAGCTTGGAAGCCGAAGCGCGAGATCAACGTTACGCGGCGCTAATGGCGTTTTGCCAGGAGAAAAACGCAGCATTGTTGCTCGGGCAACACGAAGATGATCAGCTTGAAACTTTACTGTTGCAGTTGAAAAGAGGGGCTGGACCAAAGGGTTTATCAGGCATGGCAGAGTCTCATTGGCGGGATAACGTGCTGTTGCTGCGGCCAATGCTCAACATCTCCCAAAGCGAGATTCACAAATACGCAACGGACAATAATCTAAACTGGGTGGAAGATGATTCTAATAAAGACACCCGGTTTGATCGTAATTTTCTACGTCAGCAAATATTGCCGGTGTTGCAGCAACGGTGGCCGCAATTCGCTACTACGGCAAGCCGAAGCGCAAGATTATGTCAGGAGCAGTCTTTTCTACTACAAGAGGTAATCACTGAGAGGTTAGCAACGTTGCGCACTACCACCGGTGCATTGGACGTAACTCGGCTGAATCAGTTTAGCTATCATTGGCAAAAGCAGCTACTTCGTACGTGGTTGGAAGAGTCAGGTTTAAAGTTGCCGTCGAGCGCGGTGCTTGACCAGATAGTCAATATGCTTACGGCAAATCAGGATCGCCAGCCGCTTGTGCAGCTAGATCAATATCAAATCAGACGATTTCAGGGCAACCTAAAAATTGTAACGCCCTTACTCCCAGCGCCAGAGACTGAGGTCATAGTTAATGAGAATACTCCGCTTAGTTTAAGCTGGTGGCCCGTAACTTTTGAGCTTACCGGCTCTGGCGGTTGTACGCTAATTGCAGGTTTACCCTCGATTATCATTCGGCCTGAAGGGAGTGATGTAAGTAAGCCGCTGAAGACGTGGCTGAAGAGTTGGCACGTACCCCCTTGGGAGCGAAAGAATGTACCTATTTTATTTAAAGAATCTCAGCCGGTAGCCGTTATACTAAAAGACACAGTCAAGATGCTATATAGCAGCCCGAAAGGAATTGTAGTAAAGCTATATTAGTTTTATGAGCGGCGGAAATTTGCCGCCTGCCAATGGCAATTGTCCTGCAAAGGAGAATCACGCGGCGCGATAATCGTTTTTGCCAGTTTTCTTTACCTTATAAAGGGCAGAGTCAGCGCGATCGAATAGCGTGCTGATATCATCACCTTCACGATAAATCGCACCGCCAATACTGCAGGAAATTCTTCGCTTACTTAAATAGGCAGATTGACTGATACTGTCCTGCAAGCGGCTAGCCACCAAACTTAGTTGTGTGGCAGTCTTACAATCAAGAAGACAACAAAACTCATCGCCGCCAAATCTAAACGCTTCATCAGCACCACGCAGAGCTTGATTGATTTCTTCAGAAACCGCTATTAAAACGCTGTCACCTTCCTGATGGCCGAGTGAATCATTAATTGATTTGAAGTTGTCTAAGTCAATAACCAGAAGCGCAAAGCTGTGTCCATAACGCATGGCACGGCTCATTTTGCGCTCGCAAGCTTCGTTAAAGCCGTTTCGATTGCCCAAACCCGTCAGTGAATCTTTTGTTGCCATTTGCTTCATCCTTTCGAATTCAAGCGCGTGGTTAAGCTGCTGACTAAACAATAAATGTAGCTCTGCCAACAATTTTCGCTGTTGCCGACTCGGATCGCTGCTAAATACATAATGGACATTTTTGCCATGAGAGTTATCGCTAACTCTGCACATCGGCAGGTCTAATTCGACAGAAATGGGAGAATACTGACCAGCAGTGCCATACATTAATCGGCTGTCAAAGTCAGACAAACTCAGCTGGACTATCGGCAGATGTTGTCTTAGCTGATGGTAATAAACTGAACCCAATGTGGCTACATCGATAGTAGACAACATTTGATTCATGAAGGTATTCATTTGCTGTGTTGACATAATAGGATCAGAAGAGCCTGATAAAAAGTAATTCTCTTGTACTGTGCTATCGTAAAGAGGTGTAGAGAAGTCCATTTTATGGCTCCTTGCTGGACCATTTTTATAGGTGTTATAGGGTGACCGGGTAAGATTGACATTAACCATCAATAATTTTACCGCTCAGCGTTAATATTTAGGCATGGTGCAAGTATTATGCCTAAGGCTGTGATTATCTTTCTAAGGGGCGCGAATGCTACAAAGTGGCTTTGGTCAAGTTATCATTTTGATGCTCTTAGCAGTGCTAAGTGTCGCTATTTTCAAACGATTACACTTACCTCCCATTCTTGCTTATCTTTTCGCGGGTTTGCTTGCTGGGCCAGAAGTCATGTCTCTCTTCGCTCATATTGAAGATATGCATCTGCTTGCAGAGATTGGTATTGTGTTTTTATTGTTCTCTCTTGGTTTAGAATTTTCTCTGCCGAAACTCCTTGCTATGCGCAGTCTCGTTTTTGGGGTTGGGTTGAGCCAGATGATTCTGTGTACGCTGGTCTTTGGTCTCATTGCCATATTTATCTTCAATTTACGACTGACCACTGCCGTAGTGATAGGAGGAATGATAGCCTTGAGCTCAACTGCTATCGTTATCAAACAAGTGACAGAAATGGGGGTGTTAAACAACCGACGCTCGCAACTGGCAATAAGTATCTTGTTATTTCAGGATTTGGCAGTGGTGCCATTTCTCATCGTTATCCCGCTTCTTTCTGATCCTCAAAGTGTAAGTTTATCGACTATGCTGATCCAGGCCCTGGTCAAGGGAATATTTGTTGTCGCATTGCTGCTGTCGGTGGGAAAGTGGGTGTTACCGTGGGTATTTACAGAAGTTGCCAAAACCCGTACCGACGAATTGTTTGTTCTCACTACCATTTTGATTGCTCTACTGGCAGGAGGACTCACTTACGTGTTTGGATTATCCATGGCCCTAGGCGCCTTTCTGGCAGGTATGATGTTAGGAGAGAGTCAGTACAAGTACCAGCTAGAAGCCGATATTCGTCCGTTCAGAGATATTCTTATGGGGCTGTTCTTTGTTACGGTGGGAATGCAGCTGGATCTTGCAGTATTGATGCAAACTGGTGGCTGGATAGCGTTTGGCGTGCTTTTTTTAATGGTGATAAAGGTACTTTTAATACGCGTTGCCGCATGGGTTATTCGGTGTGATGCCACAGACGCCTGGTCGGCCGGTATTAAGCTTTGTCAAATCGGCGAGTTCAGTTTTGTGATTGCCGCTCTGGCTAAAGCTCAGGAAGTAATAACACCGGAACAATCGTCTATTATCATTGCCATGGGGGTGATAAGTATGGCATTTACGCCCTGGCTAATTGAAAAGAGTTTACCTTTGGCGCAAAAAATAGTCGGGCTGCCAGCGGTTCCAGCCTCCGTACAGCTGAACTCCAGAGCAGCGGAAAGTTCTCAGGATCATGTTGTTATCGCCGGGTTTGGACGAGTAGGGCAATCTGTCGCCCGAATGTTAAAAATGGAGGGAGTTGCTTTTATCGCTATTGATATCGACCCGATTCGGGTACACGAAAGCCGTAATGCGGGAGAGCCAATAATATTTGGCGACGCGAGTCAAAAAGATATTCTTGAAGGTGCCAGCGTAATAACTGCGAAACTGGTGTTAGTGACTTTCGATCAGCCGGCTAAAGCGACGCAGGTGATTCATGCCGCTAGACAGCTAGCGGATACCATAGAAGTAATGGTACGAACAAAACGCGATTATCAACTCGAAAGCCTTTATGCGGCGGGGGCCTCGCAGGTGGTTCCCGAAATTCAGGAAGGAAGCTTAATGCTGATTTCACAAGTGTTACATGGTGCTGGTGTGCCGATGTCACGAATATTAAAGCGGATAAGAGCGGAACGTAAAGGACGTTATGATCACCTTCATGGTTTCTATCCCGGAGAAACTACTCAAATCAGCTACGGGACAGAAGATAAACTTGAGTTCATACATGCAGTTGTGCTCAATCAATCCGCATTTTGCCTGGGTAAACGTCTGGAAGATCTCGATTTAGATAAAATGCGGATTACGCTACGGGGACTTCGTCGAAATGGTAAAGAAATTACCAGTCCCGACGCCACCACTTATTTGCACCAAGGTGATGTATTAATCATTGCAGGTAAACCCAGAAGAGTAGAGCGGGCAGAACGCTATCTACTGGAAGGCGGAAGCTAAGTTATCCAGCAGATAGCGTTACAGCAGCAGTTTACATTTTATTTATCACTCGGCCTTGAAAGCTCATCCTAAGCGACTTTGTCTTTATCCAGATTGCTAAACTGCTTTTTCAGGTCATAATTTTCATCAGTTACAATTTTTTCCAGAACTTCGATGCGCTCTTTTAACTGAGCGATTTGATTTTGAAGTTCGCCCGAATTTTTGCTTTCTTGTTGTTTTTTCTTTTTGTCTTTTGTCGTTTCAACAATGGAAACAACAGCCCAGGCAATAATCGCAATAATAGCAATAGCAGTTAAATTCATGTGGATTCCCTCACGCGATGTAATGATTAAAGTGTAATGCGAAATAGTAAATTTTTCTTCATCAATTGTGACGATTTACTATGTCCGTCAGATAATGCTTATGACAAATGTTGCAAGCGCTTTGCCATAATTAAATTTACTTATCTTTCAGTAGCTTATACTATAACAACAATATACGGCAGCCGATCGTCGCCACATTCGCTAATAAGATAGTAAAATTCGCCAATGAATGAAGAAAACCACTACATTGATGAAAAATGGATGCGTCATGCTCTTACACTGGCAGCCCGCGCTGAGGCACTTGGGGAAGTGCCTGTGGGGGCGGTGGTCGTTATTGACAATTCCGTTGTTGGTGAAGGGTGGAACGCGTCCATCACTGAACACGACCCCTCGGCTCATGCCGAAATGCGAGCACTTCGAGCAGCAGCAAGAGAAATAGAAAATTATCGCGTGGTCGATGCTACCTTATATGTCACACTGGAACCTTGTTCAATGTGCGCTGGTTTATTGGTGCATGCACGGGTGAAACGTGTGGTTTTTGGCGCTTATGATCTTAAAACCGGGGCGGCAGGTTCAGTCATGCAACTTCTGCAACATCCCCAGCTTAATCATCAGATTGATGTCCAGGGGGGAGTATTAGCAGACACATGCGGCGGAATGATTTCTGCATTTTTCAGGCGCAGGCGAAAGGAGATAAAAGCGTCCAGGCAAAGTGGGAAGTAAAATCAGGTAGCCTTAGTGGCAATTTGAGAGAACATGTCACTACTGATAAAAAGCCTACGACGTTGCAGCACTCTTTGGTGGGCACGCTTAAACATCATTCTTCGACGATTGTTGTTTTTCAATGTATGGGTTCTTCTTATAAAATGGTTTCTTTTCATCCACCCTCCTGTCTTTTTAATTTTTAGTCAGGTCTTGCGGTGTTTGCCTGATCGTAAAACTACGATGGTTTTACCCTAACGCAATAATATGAAGGCAATATGACAAATTTCAAGTTGTCAGTGGATACTCGCGCTGAGTGAGCACACACATCAACGCCCTAGCGTTATTGCAAAGCAGATTCACGTTCTTCCAGCCACACCAATGTATCGTAATAGCGGCGAATATTTTCGACATATTGGCGGGCCTCCTCACCGCGAGCATAACCGAATTTGGTCTGACGGTAATACCGTTTTTGCTGAAGCATTGGCAAACGCTGTTTAACATCAACCCATAGATCAGGATTGCCGCCCTGACGCTGCGTCAACACTCTGGCATCTTCTAAATGGCCAAACCCAATATTGTAAGCGGCAAGTGCCATCCATATGCTATCCGGTTCGGTAATGCGTGCCGGAATGCGGTGCAGAAGCCCTGAGAAATACTGCGCACCGCCGCGAATACTCTCTTCGGCATCTAAGCGAGACAACACATTCATATCCGTAGCCGTGCCTTGGGTTAACATCATAAGGCCGCGAACGCCAGTGTAAGAAGTCGCCTCCTCATTCCAGTGACTTTCCTGATAACTCATAGCGGCCAATAGCCGCCAATCCAAATCGCCAGCATAGTCTTTAAACCACGGTGAATAATAAGGTAGCACGGACTCAACTGCCGTAATAAAAGCGCGGGTATCGACGTAATTAAATTTTCTTACATGACCGAAGTACTTGTCTTCCAGCCGCTTAAACACGCCGTTTTGTTGAATGATGCCAAAATATTCAATGATCGCTGCCCGTAGCGAATCATCCTGCGTGGGGTTTAGCAGCCACGCGATGGATTGCAACTGACTAACAGTAAACCCGATACTTAGTTGAGGAAAACGTCTTCGTTGTAAAGCAAGGCTGTTAGTATCCACCACCGTATATGCAAGTGCTCCTTCCGCTACCATTTGCAGTATCTCAGCAGTATCGCGCTCTTCAGTAGCTTGCCATTCGAGAGCCGGATAAGCGTGACTTTCTGCAGTTAACGTTTGCGCATGGCTACTGCCCTTCACTACTGTTATGGGGGAACGAATATCGGTGAAACTACGGGGGCGGTCTTGACCCTGCCGGAACACCAGCTTCTGGCTGACCTGCTGATAAGCGGGGCCTAATTTAAAATGTTCAGAGACGACAGGCGTAACCGCATCACCCGTTGCGGCAACGTCCATGTGACCACTGGTTAATTGCGAAAAGAGTTCATGGTAAGAAAAGAACGGAAATACCTGCAGCTCGATACCCAGATAATCGGCAAAGCCTTTTGCCAGTTCATATTCAAAGCCAGTAGGGCCGGCAGGGCCATGATAGAACGTGGTGCGGCCGTAGACTGTACCCACCTTTATCACCTTGCGCTGCAATAATTCCGATAATGCATTAGGCAGACTCAGCGGCGTGCAGCTTTGCGTCTGAAACAATAAGATCAGGAGTAAGCCACATCGGATAAACGGACGAGTAATATAGTACTGCATAGGCTGTGTTATGCTAATTCACTTTCCCAAACACCGAAAAAATTAAAAAAATCGGCAACTTGTCCGCAATGCAGGTTATCAAGTGGCCGGAATTCCTCTATAATTCGCGCCGAAAACTCCTCAATCCCAGAGATAGCGTTTTGAGCTGTCATGCGCTGTTTCCAAACAACCAGGTAAAGCGATATGTTGGTCCTTCGAGGCGCCCCCGCACTGTCTGAATTTAGACAAACTAAACTGATTGAAAGGCTGGGTCAATCCGGCATCACCGTTAAACGTATTTATGCTGAATTTATCCATTTAGTCAACGCAACATCTGAGCTTACTGACGATCAAACAGAAATTCTGCATAAGCTGTTGACATATGGACCGAAGAAGCAGGCTCAGTCGCCACAGGGTACATTAGTATTCGTCACCCCCAGACCGGGAACCATTTCACCTTGGTCTTCTAAAGCCACGGATATTACCCATAACTGCGGGCTCAACGTCATCGAAAGAATAGAGCGGGGTTGTGCATATTATATCGAAACCGAAAGCGCTTTGACTGGCGAACAGCGACAGCAGGTTGCCGCTCAGCTTCATGATCGTATGACCGAATCGGTGTTTTCAACGTTATCTGATGCTGCAGTGTTATTTGCACAAAAATCCGGCAGCACCTTTGCATCGGTGGATATTTTACATGACGGAAAACAAGCGCTGATTGATGCTAATCGAAGATTAGGGTTAGCTCTGGCTGATGATGAAATAGAATATTTATTCACCAGTTTTTCCCGACTTGGCCGTAATCCAAACGATGTTGAACTATATATGTTTGCCCAGGCGAACTCTGAGCATTGCCGCCACAAAATTTTCAACGCCAGTTGGAGCATCGACGGCGTAGAACAAGATAAATCCTTGTTCAAGATGATTAAAAATACCTATGAGCTATGTCCAGACCACGTGCATTCTGCTTATAAAGACAACGCTGCGGTAATGGAAGGCTGGCCGGCAGGACGCTTTTTTCCCGATCCTCAGTCTCATCAGTATGAATATCACCATGAAGATATAGCTATCTTGATGAAGGTAGAAACTCATAACCATCCCACGGCAATTTCGCCATTTCCTGGCGCAGCCACTGGATCGGGCGGAGAAATTCGCGATGAGGGAGCAACGGGGCGCGGCTCTAAACCCAAGGCTGGTTTAGTGGGCTTTAGCGTCTCCAATTTACGTATTCCCGGCAGTGAGCAACCTTGGGAACTGGATTACGGTAAGCCGCAGCGCATTGTCACGGCATTAGATATAATGACGGAGGCGCCGTTAGGTGGTGCCGCGTTTAATAATGAATTTGGTCGCCCGGCTCTATTAGGTTATTTTCGCACTTATGAGCAGGAAGTTACCAGTTTCAATGGCACTGAAGTAAGAGGCTACCACAAACCTATCATGTTGGCTGGCGGCTTGGGCAATATCCGCCAGAATCACATCGAAAAGGGTGAGATAACTGTCGGAGCCAAGCTGATCGTGCTGGGCGGTCCTGCGATGAACATCGGTTTGGGCGGCGGTGCAGCTTCATCAATGGCGTCGGGTGAATCCAATGAAGATCTGGATTTTGCCTCTGTGCAACGGGATAATCCTGAAATGGAACGGCGATGTCAGGAAGTCATTGATGCCTGTTGGCAGCTCGGCGATGACAACCCCATCCAGTTTATTCACGACGTGGGTGCAGGCGGATTGTCCAATGCGCTCCCTGAATTGGTGAACGACGCTGGCCGAGGCGGTAAATTCGAACTGCGTAATGTGCTGGCGGATGAAGCCGGCATGACACCACTGGAGCTGTGGTGTAATGAATCTCAGGAGCGTTATGTTCTTTCTGTTGCCGCAAAAGATATGCCCACTTTCACTGCCATTTGTGAACGTGAAAGAGCGCCTTATGCCGTCGTTGGCGAAGCAACGGCAGAACCACATTTGCTGCTAAACGATAATGAATTTGGTAATCAACCCATTGATATGCCGCTGGATGTGCTGTTAGGAAAACCGCCTAAAATGCACAGAGACGCAAAATCTGCAGCAATTTCAGGCAGCGCGATAAATCGTGAAAACATCCAGATTGCTGAAGCTGCACAACGCATTCTGCGCCTGCCTACCGTGGCAGAAAAAACCTTTCTTATTACTATTGGTGACCGGTCAGTAACAGGTCTGGTAAACCGGGATCAAATGGTAGGACCCTGGCAGGTGCCGGTGGCGGATGTGGCAGTGACGGCGACATCCTATGATACCTATTGTGGAGAATCTATGGCTATCGGTGAACGTACGCCGGTAGCATTGCTTTCTCACGGGGCATCTGCTCGATTGGCTGTGGGTGAAGCCCTTACTAATATTGCGGCGTCTTACATAGGTGATATCAAGCGTATTAAACTCTCTGCGAACTGGATGTCCGCGGCTGGACATCCCGGAGAAG
Coding sequences:
- the accA gene encoding acetyl-CoA carboxylase carboxyl transferase subunit alpha encodes the protein MSIQFLNFEEPIAELEAKIEELRLVNHGGDFDVGIEEEITRLQGKSVDLTKKIFSDLGAWQISQLARHPMRPYTNDYIGRAFTDFDELAGDRAFADDKAIVGGLAMLDEQPIMLIGHQKGRDTHEKIKRNFGMPKPEGYRKALRLMKMAERFNLPIITLIDTPGAYPGVGAEERGQSEAIARNLFEMAELRVPIICTVIGEGGSGGALAIGVGDRVNMLQYSTYSVISPEGCASILWKSAEKAPLAAEAMGVSATQIKQLGLINAIVEEPLGGAHRDHDSMAANLKATLKQQLSQLQTLDVDTLMAERYERLMSFGYC
- the tilS gene encoding tRNA lysidine(34) synthetase TilS, with translation MSSALLTLKASLTRLLRQSPEHSSDALVIAYSGGVDSTVLLHCVKQIAQDLDLPPLFAFHVNHGLNKNAMLWQSHCATFCQTLNVPFASATVEVKPRPRQSLEAEARDQRYAALMAFCQEKNAALLLGQHEDDQLETLLLQLKRGAGPKGLSGMAESHWRDNVLLLRPMLNISQSEIHKYATDNNLNWVEDDSNKDTRFDRNFLRQQILPVLQQRWPQFATTASRSARLCQEQSFLLQEVITERLATLRTTTGALDVTRLNQFSYHWQKQLLRTWLEESGLKLPSSAVLDQIVNMLTANQDRQPLVQLDQYQIRRFQGNLKIVTPLLPAPETEVIVNENTPLSLSWWPVTFELTGSGGCTLIAGLPSIIIRPEGSDVSKPLKTWLKSWHVPPWERKNVPILFKESQPVAVILKDTVKMLYSSPKGIVVKLY
- the dnaE gene encoding DNA polymerase III subunit alpha encodes the protein MSSPFIHLRVHSDYSMMDGLNKVKPILDKVASLSMPAVAITDQMNMCGLVKFYSEAHNRGIKPIIGADFWVQSEDMGSEPFRLTLLAMNNEGYKNITVLMSKAYLRGHVAHRVVIDQVWLAEHSEGVMILSGAQHGDVGIALTKNNPKFLENSLSFYQQHFADRFYLELIRSGRAGEEDYLHRAVELAEKQNLPVVATNEVCFISKEGFEAHEIRVAIHDGFTLADPRRPKRYSEQQYLRSADEMNALFSDIPEAIENTVEIAKRCNVTVRLHEYFLPQFPTGGMTTEDFLIARSKEGLEERLQFLFPDEQERAEKRSPYDERLDIELGVINQMGFPGYFLIVMEFIQWSKDNGIPVGPGRGSGAGSLVAYALKITDLDPLEFDLLFERFLNPERVSMPDFDVDFCMDRRDEVIDHVADLYGRQAVSQIITFGTMAAKAVVRDVGRVLGHPYGFVDRISKLIPSDPGMTLAKAFEVEPRLPELYDYDEEVKDLIDMARILEGVTRNAGKHAGGVVIAPTTITDFAPLYCDDEGNNPVTQFDKNDVETAGLVKFDFLGLRTLTIIQWALDMIAEGQGKNIDISAIPLEDPRSFRTLQNAETTAVFQLESRGMKELIKRLKPDCFEDIIALVALFRPGPLQSGMVDNFIDRKHGREAISYPDIEYQHECLQPILEPTYGIILYQEQVMQIAQEMSGYSLGGADMLRRAMGKKKPEEMAKQRAVFQDGAKENNIDPDLAMKIFDLVEKFAGYGFNKSHSAAYALVSYQTLWLKVHYPAEFMAAVMSADMDNTDKIVTLVDECNRMGLQILPPDLNAGRYKFTVDQQGRIVYGIGAIKGVGEGPIDAIIAARETHGAFSDLFDFCAKVDVKRVNKRVLEKLVLAGAMDNLGPHRAAIMASLPEAIAAAGQHAKAESFGQSDMFGLLTTEPEQVKQAFADVPNWPEKVWLDGEKETLGLYLTGHPINQYAEELRHYTDGRLVDLRPTGKDQMATAVGLVLGVRVMTNKRGRRWAIVTLDDKSARMDVRFFPEMYEQFESILESDRILLIKGQVSFDDFSGGNTITARDAMDIVQAREKNARALALHLDTQRWENNTMTSLQAILQTFKGGSCPVQLHVVHPDAEAILACGAQWYVTPEDQLLHDLKQCLGEKAVELCFH
- a CDS encoding GGDEF domain-containing protein, coding for MDFSTPLYDSTVQENYFLSGSSDPIMSTQQMNTFMNQMLSTIDVATLGSVYYHQLRQHLPIVQLSLSDFDSRLMYGTAGQYSPISVELDLPMCRVSDNSHGKNVHYVFSSDPSRQQRKLLAELHLLFSQQLNHALEFERMKQMATKDSLTGLGNRNGFNEACERKMSRAMRYGHSFALLVIDLDNFKSINDSLGHQEGDSVLIAVSEEINQALRGADEAFRFGGDEFCCLLDCKTATQLSLVASRLQDSISQSAYLSKRRISCSIGGAIYREGDDISTLFDRADSALYKVKKTGKNDYRAA